GCCTGGCTCATGACGGTGAGGCCAGCCGCCGCCGCCAGCAGGAAGACCAGCCACATGTGCCAGAACACGAAGCGCTGCAGCGCGCTGTCGCGGGTCGTCGCGACACCGGCCGCCGGCCGCCGAGGCGCGACGCCGACGCGCGCGATCAGCGCGGCGGTGGCGAGGCCGGTCACCGCCATCGTCGCGGCCAGGCCACCCAGCGTCGCGCGCAGGCCGAAGCGTTCCAGCGCCCAGCCGAACACCGGCGCCGCGATCATCGCGCCGATAGGGTACAGGCTGACGATGTAGCCGTTGACGAGTCCGGGGCGCCGCCACTGCAGCAGGTTCACGACCTGCTGCACGAGGATGTAGGACACGCCGCCGCCGAGGCCGAACATCAGGCCGTAGCCCAGCGCCAGCTCGACGAACCCCCGCGCGACGGCCGCCAACGCGATGCCGCCGGCAGCCGCGGCCGCGCAGGCGGCGACCAGCGCCGGCACCGGCGCGCGGCCGAAAAGGCGCGGCGCGCCCATCATGCCGGCGGTGAAGGCGATGGTGGCCAGCGCGAAGACGATCGACAGCTCGGCGCGCGTCAGCCCCAGCTCGCGCTCCATCGGCGCGAGGAACACGCTGTAGGCGTAAAGCGACCCCAGCGGCAGGTTGAGCATCGTCGCGGCGGCGAGCGCCGACCGGGGACGTCGCGGAGCTTCGGGCATGCGTCGGGGTGGCCGCCGGGAGAGGGACGCGCACCCTAACATGCCGCCGGCGCGGCGCTCCCGGCCGTCGTGCGGGTCAGCGTTGCGCGCGGTCGGCGCCAGTGGCGCTCGGCGGCGTTGCGACCGGTACGGGCGCGTGCGAAACGGGGGCGACGCGCCGTGCAGGCGCCAAAGCTCGACCGGCGGCCGCGCCGCGCGGGACGAACCGGAGGAAACGCCATGACCGCTGCGACGTTCGACTACGGCCCGGTGTTGCGCAAGGATCTGCCGCCGGCGCGGCGCGTTGGAACGGGTTTCCGAAGTTCAATTTCATCGGCGGCCACAACGATCCCAAGAGCACGCCGGTCGACGGCCTGCTCGAGGCGGCGACGACGGTGCTCAGGCGCGAGGGCGTGAACCTCGCGACCTACGGGCTGGCCAGCGGCCCGCAGGGATACCGCGGCCTGCGCGAGTTCCTCGCCGCCAAGATGAAGCGCCACGCCGGCATCGTGTGCGACGCGGACGAGATCCTCGTCACCTCCGGCTCGATGCAGGGCATCGACCTCGTGTGCCAGGCCTTCGTCGCGCCGGGCGATTCGATCATCGTCGAGCAGGCGACCTACGGCGGCGCGCTGACGCGCATGCGCCGCGGCGGCGGCAAGCCGGTCGGCATCCCCCTCGACGACGGCGGGATGCGTATGGACCTGCTCGCCAACGCGCTGGAGGAGATGAAGCGCAAGGGCGCGCCGCCGAAGTTCATCTACACCATCCCGACGATCCAGAATCCGACGTCGTCGGTGATGTCCGCCGACCGCCGGCGCGAGATGGTGCGACTGTCGGAGGCCTACGGCGTGCCGATCGTCGAGGACGAGTGCTACTCCGACCTGATCTTCGAGGGCGACCGGCCCGACGCGATCTACGCGATGAGCGGCACCGGCGGCGTCATCCATATCGGCTCGTTCTCGAAGTCGATCGCGCCGGCGCTGCGCGTCGGCTACGTCGTCGCCAAGTGGGAGATCCTCAGCCGTCTGCTGGCCTGCAAACAGGACGCCGGCTCCGGCGCGCTCGAGCAGATGGTGCTGGCGGAGTACTGCAAGACGCATTTCTTCGACCACGTCGACAGGCTCAACGCGGCGCTGCGCGTGAAGCGCGACGCGCTGGTGGAGGCGCTGGGCGAGCATTTCGGCACCTCGGCCGAGTTCGAGCCGCCGCGTGGCGGCATCTACCTCTGGATCAAGCTGCCGAAGGAGGTCGACACCACGCGTCTGACGCAGGTCGCGGCGCAGGCCGGGGTCGCCATCAATCCCGGGGTCGAGTGGTCGACCGACGCCGACTACGGCCGGGTGCGGCTGCGCATCTGCTTCGCCCATCCCACGGTCGAGACGATCCGCGAGGGCGTGGCCAAGCTGGCGGAGATCTGCGGCCGCGAGTTCGGCGTGCCGACGCGCATCGCCAACGTCGACCGCGCCGCCGGCTGATCCGGGCGGCGTCCGGCGGATCGGCCGCGGCCGGTGCCGCGCATCTACGTCGTCGCCATCGGCTCGGCCGGGCTCTGGGCGGTCTACGCCGTCATGACGCGCCATGTCGTCGCCGGCGCGGGGCTCGATCCGTGGGCCTACGCGCTGGTGCAGCTGCTGGCCGGCGGCGTCGTGATCCTGTGGTTCGGGCGCTCGGCGCCGGGCGGCTGGGCCAGCCTGTTCGCGCCGTGGATGCTGGGTTACGGCGTGCTTCGCGTCGCGGTGGCGGGATCGACCGCCGCCGGCATGGCCTATCTTCTGGCGGCGCAAAGCTCGCTGCTCGGCACCACGGCGGTGACGATCGGCGCGGCGAT
The genomic region above belongs to Rhodospirillales bacterium and contains:
- a CDS encoding MFS transporter, which translates into the protein MPEAPRRPRSALAAATMLNLPLGSLYAYSVFLAPMERELGLTRAELSIVFALATIAFTAGMMGAPRLFGRAPVPALVAACAAAAAGGIALAAVARGFVELALGYGLMFGLGGGVSYILVQQVVNLLQWRRPGLVNGYIVSLYPIGAMIAAPVFGWALERFGLRATLGGLAATMAVTGLATAALIARVGVAPRRPAAGVATTRDSALQRFVFWHMWLVFLLAAAAGLTVMSQAAGIIRAYGGAATVALVGTTAITGAIAAARLTGGWLIDRFPPPYVMAGAQAFALSGTVILTLWPGSILSIPALAMIGMGYGFISGSTAGAITVYWPKEAYGRVAGNLYAGWCLAAVTLPVLAGYLFDLTGGYRAAIIVAGAGNLLGILVASRLPRPSR